From Thermofilaceae archaeon:
GGACCCGTGGGCTAGGAGCGTATCCCTGTTCGACCTGCTGAAGTCGGCGCTCAGGATGAGGCCCGACTACATAATCGTGGGGGAAGTGAGGGGGGAGGAGGCTTTCACGCTCTTCCAGGCTATCGCCACGGGGCACGCGGGGATGTGCACGATGCACGCTGAGAACGTTGAGTACGCTGTGAAGCGGCTCGTGTCGGAGCCCATGAACGTCCCCTCCTTCCTCATCCCGCTGATGAACGTGATGCTGACCATCAAGAGGATTCAAGTCGGTGAGACGATAGTTAGGAGAGTGGTAGAGGTTCGCGAGATGGTTTCGAGTGAAAACGGGTTTGAGGGCCACGTGGTTTTCAGGTACAACCCGTTTTCAAACAGGATCGAGAGGGTGAGCGAGAGTAGGCTCCTACCCGCCATCGCTGAGGAACGCTTCATCCCTGTGAGCGAGCTCGTGGAGGAGATTGAGAGGAGGCAAACCGTGCTGCGCTTCCTCCTTGAGAGGGGAATCACAGACTTCGCGAGGGTTAGCAGGGTTGTCAGGGATTACGCGTTGAGGCCGATGGCGGTCTACACGGCGATCGAAAGAGGGCTCTACGATTTGCGCTAGCGGGTGATATAGTGGCTCCGGGCTGGCTTCTAAACCTCGCTAAGCGCTTGAGCGAGAAAGCTGGAGTCTTCAAGGAAATCTACTACACGGCCGGTTTCGAGGAGCCTTTCGAATCCTACCTGGGGAAGTGGCTGCTAGCCTACATCGCTTCAGCGCCGGCTATTACAGCCCTCACGGCCTACCTCCACGGGTTGGTGTTCAAGTACCCCTTACCCTTCACCATCATCTTGACGGTTATTATCCTGGTCATCTACACACTGCTTTTCGCGCTCATCTTCCTCTACTACCCCGTGTACAGGAGGTACTCCAGAGGGGTCAGTATCGATTCGCGGCTGCCGTACACTATCGCTTACTTTGCTGCTCTCGCATCATCCGGGATGGGTCTTGAAGCGATCGTTGAGAGGGTTGCCGAAGTTGAGGAAGTGAAGGCGACGAAGAGGGAGCTCGAGTTGTTCCTAACGGAGGTTAAGCTCCTAGGCTTGGACGTGCTGTCGGCTCTCGATAGGAGGGCAAGGGCGAGCCCCTCGATCCTGCTCTCGCTCTTCTTCTCGGGTCTCAGGGACGCTTACATCACGGCGGGCAACCTGTACGAGTACGCGGCCTTCATGGCCCGACGCTTGCTCGAGATGAAGAGGAACGAGTTGAGGAACATCGTGAACTCAATCTCGATGGTGGCTGAGATGTACGTCACGCTGATGGTTGCTGCACCGCTGATGTTCGTCGTGATGCTCGCAGTGATAGCGATGATGGGTGGGACTGTGGGGGGTCTGCCGCCGCAACTGATAATCGCGCTCATCCTTGTGGTGGGCATCCCGGCGTCCGCCGCAGCCACGCTCGTCATACTGGATGGCATACTCTCGAAGGTTTAACGACTCTGTTGTGAGCGAATCCCTTTAGATTTACCGGAGTGAAGAAAGGCACAGTGTTGAGGCTTGCTGAAAGCTGAGGCTTGTAGCCTCGATGAGCGTTAGCGTTTTAGACTTGAGTGCTGTTCTTTGGCAAAGACTGGTGGGGTGTCTTGCCTTACGTTGAGGTGAAGGGGGGCGTTAAGGCCCTGCTAGCCGTGTTATCCATAACGCTAGCCGCTGTTCCTGCGGCATTGGCTATTGCTCTGCTCGGCTCCCGCGAGCTCGTTACGGTGGAGATTGCGCCCGGCCTTACGCTCGCTTGGGCTAGCGACGTGTACTTCCTCTTCTCCCTGGCGGCTGCGGCAGCTATCACCCCTTACGCAGCGGTCAGCTTCATGAACAGGAGGTACGTTGAAGCGATTGAGAGGCGTTTACCGGCTTTCTTCGAGGGGGTGGAGGAGGGCGTTCGCGCCGGCATGCCCCTGGTTAGAGCGGTGGAGACAGCGGCCAAATCCGTTGGGGGGCCGTTAGCGAGCGAGATGCTTACTGTTGTAAGCAGAGTGGAGCTCGGCGATACGCTCGAGGGTGCTCTCGAGGGGCTTGTGAAGCGGATTCCAGCGCCGGCTTTGAAGAGGGCGGCCAGCCTTCTGCTCGTAGCCTACCAGAGCGGGGGTAGGGTGGGGGAGGTTCTGGGTGCTGCAGCTGAGATGTATGGGCTGCTGAGGAGCTACGAGGAGGAGAGGAGGGCTACGATGGCCCCGTACGCCTACGCCATCTACGTTTCGCTGATTGTTTTCCTGCTTGTAGCCACGATCCTTCTGCTAGTTTTCATTGCTCCGTTGGAAGCGCTCGGCAGGGAAGCTGCGCAGCTTTTAACACCTCTTCCCCCTCCACTCTTCAAGGCGACGTTCTTCATGGCTGCGGCTATACAAGCGTTCGTCGGCGGCTTAGTCGCCGGCAAGATCAGCAGGGGTACTGTTAAAGCCGGCCTCCCCCAAGCGGTGGGCATGCTCGTCGCTGTTGCAGCCTACTTCCATCTATTGGAAGTATTTTTGGAACCTGCTTTCACCATACCGCCCGGTTAGTTCAAAGGATCCAAAGAGCATTTTTAACCATTTGTTCATCTGGAAAGATACTTTTAAAAATCAGTAATGGTAGCCGTAAACGTGTCTTCGAGTCTGGAAAGGCTAGAGAGAGCATTAAGAAGGCTCCCTAACCTAGTACACTCCGTGGACAGCCTTGAACTCTCCATCCTTCTGCTTAAAGTGACCTTAGAAGTAGCAGTTTTCGCCGCTCTCCTCTACCTAGTGGGCGAGATAGTAAATGGGTTGTGGAGCTTAGCCCATAGCATTACGGGAGTCTTCCTCCCCTAGGTTGAAGGTTTCCGAATACCCTACAGGCTTCCAGGAAGCGAGGGTTACTCGTGTTATTGTTGAGCCCTTTTCAGCCACTCCTCGACTATATCCACGCCGTACAGCTCCTTGATCCTCCTCCTCCCCTCCTCCGTCATCCTGAGAGGGGTCCACGGTGGATCCCAGACGACCTCCACGTCGACCTCTTTGACCTCCGGCAGCTCGGTTCTGATTGCGTCCTCGACCATTGCCGGCATGAAGGCGGAGATCGGGCAGCCTGGTGCCGTCAGCGTCATCTTAACCTCAACTCGCTCCCCCTCGATCCGTACGTCGTAGATCAGGCCCAGGTCGTAAATGTTGACCGGTATCTCAGGGTCGTAGACCTTTCGTAGAGCCTCTATGACCTTCTCCTTCGTGATCACAGTTGACGCTGTCAATACTCGGTTTTTATGCCTTTCGCGCCCCGATGCGAGGACCGCGTGGCCGCTTTTACGCTGAAAACCGTTGATTCAGCGGCATGCTTATCAGCGGTCGAGCGGAGGGGACGGGGCGCTTATGGGCGAGCAGCAGAAGGCTCAGGGCGCTGACGCCTACCTCCGGATGGTTCACGAGCTTAGGGAGGGGTTGCCGAAAATCGTCATTGACGTTGGGGTTGCGGTTCTCATCTGGCTGTTCTCGATGTACGTGTTCATCCCCCTCTCGAGGGAGTACGCGCTGATCGGAATCCCCCTTCCGCAGCTCATCAGCCTCATCGCCGTGATCGCGATCGCGGCGATCACCTTCAGCATGGTCAGGACGGCCTTGGGCGTTATCGACGCGGTGGCGGCCTACCTGGCGCACGAGGTTGGGTTGAGGCACAGGGCGAGCGAGGAGGAGCTGCGCAGCTACAGAGCTGGGCTCAGAGGGATCTTCTACGTCCTCGTCGCATCCCTCCTCTTCCTCCTATTCAAGGACTTCATCAACGTCATTCACCCTGCTCTCTCGGCGGTCATCCTCTTCTTCCTGGCCGTGTGGGCCGTCGTGACGCTCGTTAGATCGGGTAGATCCTTCTCGAGGCTGGCCGAGATATACGCTAGCGAGTGGGTTTCCGAGCTGGAGAAGAGGAGGAGCAAAGGCTGAGAGTGTGGAGCGGAGAGCCGCGGGGGGCGAGTGGGAGCGCTACGAGGAGGCAGCGGCCAAGCTGGGTAGGGCGGTAGTTGCGTACGCAACCGCCTTTCTCCTCTGGCTGTTCCTCATAGCCATCTTCGTGCCAGCCGCCAGCGCCCCCTCGTCGGAGCAGATACTGCCCATAGTAGCGCTCATCTTCCTCGCGGGGATAGCCGTTGAAGTCTACTGGGGGACCGTGAACCTGGTCGATTTCCTCAGCTTAGCCAGCCCGAGCAGAGTGACTAGGTTCCTGGCTCTCGAGCTGATAGTGCTCCTGGACTCGCTGCTCCTAGCAACTCCGCTCCACTTCATATCCCCAGTGCTCGGCGGAGCTTGTATCGTGGTGGCAGCCGTGGCAGCCGTTCTGATCTTGGTGACTCACACGGAGGCGGCCTTAGAGCTGGTGTTCAACCGCTGGAGGAGAGGAGTTAGGGGTGCTGGGGCCGAAGAGGCTTCGGCAAACCCTGCAGCCGGTGGATCTCAGTGAGGGTTCAAGCCTGAAGTGGAAGGGGCAAGCGTACCCCTTACCCATGATGTACAGCGCGATCCTGGCCACCTCCAGTTGGAGCTCGAGCTCGCTCAGCGGGCGTGAGGCGGCTCGAGAGGCTAGGCGTGAGATGAGCT
This genomic window contains:
- a CDS encoding type II secretion system F family protein; this encodes MAPGWLLNLAKRLSEKAGVFKEIYYTAGFEEPFESYLGKWLLAYIASAPAITALTAYLHGLVFKYPLPFTIILTVIILVIYTLLFALIFLYYPVYRRYSRGVSIDSRLPYTIAYFAALASSGMGLEAIVERVAEVEEVKATKRELELFLTEVKLLGLDVLSALDRRARASPSILLSLFFSGLRDAYITAGNLYEYAAFMARRLLEMKRNELRNIVNSISMVAEMYVTLMVAAPLMFVVMLAVIAMMGGTVGGLPPQLIIALILVVGIPASAAATLVILDGILSKV
- a CDS encoding type II secretion system F family protein — protein: MPYVEVKGGVKALLAVLSITLAAVPAALAIALLGSRELVTVEIAPGLTLAWASDVYFLFSLAAAAAITPYAAVSFMNRRYVEAIERRLPAFFEGVEEGVRAGMPLVRAVETAAKSVGGPLASEMLTVVSRVELGDTLEGALEGLVKRIPAPALKRAASLLLVAYQSGGRVGEVLGAAAEMYGLLRSYEEERRATMAPYAYAIYVSLIVFLLVATILLLVFIAPLEALGREAAQLLTPLPPPLFKATFFMAAAIQAFVGGLVAGKISRGTVKAGLPQAVGMLVAVAAYFHLLEVFLEPAFTIPPG
- a CDS encoding iron-sulfur cluster assembly protein, whose product is MITKEKVIEALRKVYDPEIPVNIYDLGLIYDVRIEGERVEVKMTLTAPGCPISAFMPAMVEDAIRTELPEVKEVDVEVVWDPPWTPLRMTEEGRRRIKELYGVDIVEEWLKRAQQ
- a CDS encoding helix-turn-helix domain-containing protein — protein: MLELGARYITPYIMRRLVEALVNEHGLSRVKAAAALGISPSAVTRYLKGERGSQIDLRDRSDVEELISRLASRAASRPLSELELQLEVARIALYIMGKGYACPFHFRLEPSLRSTGCRVCRSLFGPSTPNSSPPAVEHQL